A section of the Cryobacterium soli genome encodes:
- the rplJ gene encoding 50S ribosomal protein L10 encodes MANKEATVAELQDKFQSSTAVLLTEYRGLTVAKLKELRTSISEDATYAVVKNTLTKIAANNAGITSFDEELVGPSAIAFVHGDPVAVAKKLRAFTKANPLLVVKGGYFDGNPLTAAEVGKLADLESREVLLGKLAGAFKASLFGAAYLFNAPLSKAVRTIDALREKQESAN; translated from the coding sequence ATGGCGAACAAGGAAGCAACGGTCGCCGAGCTGCAGGACAAGTTCCAGAGCTCGACCGCCGTTCTGCTCACCGAGTACCGCGGTCTCACTGTTGCGAAGCTCAAGGAGCTGCGCACGTCCATCAGTGAGGACGCCACGTACGCCGTGGTAAAGAACACGCTGACCAAGATTGCGGCCAACAACGCCGGCATCACGTCTTTTGACGAGGAGCTCGTTGGCCCGTCCGCAATTGCTTTCGTGCACGGTGACCCTGTCGCCGTCGCAAAGAAGCTGCGTGCCTTTACCAAGGCAAACCCTCTCCTGGTTGTCAAGGGCGGTTACTTCGACGGTAACCCCCTGACCGCCGCAGAGGTAGGCAAGCTCGCCGACCTCGAGTCCCGTGAAGTTCTGCTCGGCAAGCTTGCCGGCGCCTTCAAGGCCTCGCTGTTCGGAGCCGCATATCTGTTCAACGCACCGCTGTCGAAGGCTGTTCGCACCATCGACGCGCTGCGTGAAAAGCAGGAGTCCGCGAACTAG
- a CDS encoding DNA-3-methyladenine glycosylase family protein, with amino-acid sequence MIPDPSTEQTDEPVRDRCGADAGSTTAGRLGSAGSGTTTAAAAAPATVAGPAAEAVGGTGDVTTVTTRYAPARPVDLAATMAPHCRGRGDPTCRTDPAGIWRTQRTPIGPATLLLRQGADGDIHAQAWGPGAGWCIDRVPKLLGSEDDWSGLDLTAHPAIAEVRRRAPGVWLGSSGLVFESLIPAIIEQKVTVLEAHRAWYRLIRQHGEPAPGPAPAGMMVSPGPERWRLVPSWDWHRAGVDPRRSRTAVTVAAVAASLDRPVDAVTAARRLQSLPGVGRWTAAEVTQRSHGDPDAVSVGDYHLAAQVGWALTGAPVDDDGMLELLEPFLGHRQRVVRLILGSGYRAPRHGPRMTIQDHRRH; translated from the coding sequence ATGATTCCCGACCCGAGCACCGAGCAGACGGATGAGCCGGTGCGCGATCGCTGCGGCGCCGATGCCGGGAGCACCACCGCGGGGCGCCTCGGTTCTGCAGGGTCGGGAACAACAACAGCAGCAGCAGCGGCACCAGCAACAGTTGCAGGACCAGCAGCGGAGGCCGTGGGCGGCACAGGTGACGTCACCACCGTGACCACGCGGTACGCGCCCGCCCGCCCCGTGGACCTGGCTGCCACGATGGCCCCGCACTGCCGCGGCCGGGGGGATCCCACCTGCCGCACAGACCCCGCGGGAATCTGGCGCACCCAGCGCACCCCGATCGGACCGGCGACCCTCCTGCTCCGCCAGGGCGCCGACGGCGACATCCACGCCCAGGCGTGGGGCCCTGGCGCCGGGTGGTGCATCGACCGGGTGCCCAAGCTGCTCGGTTCAGAGGACGACTGGAGCGGCCTCGACCTCACCGCGCATCCGGCCATCGCGGAGGTCCGCCGCCGGGCACCCGGCGTGTGGCTGGGCAGTTCGGGGCTCGTGTTCGAGTCCCTGATCCCGGCGATCATCGAACAGAAGGTGACCGTGCTGGAGGCCCACCGCGCCTGGTACCGGCTCATCCGGCAGCACGGCGAGCCGGCCCCAGGGCCGGCCCCCGCGGGCATGATGGTCTCGCCGGGGCCGGAGCGCTGGCGGCTCGTACCGTCGTGGGATTGGCACCGCGCCGGCGTGGACCCGCGGCGCTCACGCACGGCCGTCACGGTCGCCGCCGTCGCGGCCTCCCTCGACCGCCCGGTCGACGCCGTCACCGCCGCACGCCGGCTGCAGTCGTTGCCGGGCGTCGGCCGCTGGACGGCCGCCGAGGTCACCCAGCGCTCGCACGGCGATCCGGATGCCGTGAGCGTGGGCGACTACCACCTCGCCGCCCAGGTGGGCTGGGCACTCACCGGCGCACCCGTCGACGACGACGGCATGCTCGAGCTGCTCGAGCCCTTCCTGGGCCACCGGCAACGGGTGGTGCGCCTCATCCTCGGCAGCGGCTACCGGGCACCGCGCCATGGCCCCCGGATGACCATCCAGGACCACCGTCGGCACTGA
- a CDS encoding MFS transporter, producing MPRRSRTTTTPKRAISADGSMSKRQVLEALSGLLLGMFVSILAGTVVSTSLPIIISDLKGDQSAYTWVITATLLATTVSTPIWGKFADLFNRKLLIQLALATFVIGSALAGFSQDTGTLIGFRVLQGLGAGGLAALSQIIMADIISPRDRGKYAGLFGGVMALGTVGGPLLGGVVTDAFGWRWNFFIALPIAIVAIVLLQRTLHLPARVKRVVKIDYLGAALIAGGVSLLMIWVTLAGNDFEWASVTSFIMVAAAAVLLISAVIVEFKVPEPIIPLTLFKNRTFTLATIASISVGVSMFGTSVFLSQYMQLARGATPTQSGLLTIPMMGGLLISSTLFGTLISRTGKWKAIMVSGAVLVVAGLLLLGTLQYDTNLVLVGIFMAVLGAGLGMLMQNLVLVVQNSIEVQNLGVATSAVTFFRSLGGTVGVSVLGSVLGTVVAQHIKDGIADLAPADQAVAVQTLGSGAIPHISNLPGAIRVVVESAYGSGVGTVFLLGVPLALITLIMVALMPNASLGTQNAISLAKAKAEIDSSAPTRTGTGHIAAESLEDADLREREDAEDILIEVGAASAGLTPVGLAHPTGSIRVQPGADETLGQHSTGR from the coding sequence ATGCCTCGCCGCTCTCGCACCACCACCACACCGAAACGTGCCATCTCGGCCGACGGTTCCATGTCCAAGCGCCAAGTGCTCGAGGCCCTGTCCGGCCTGCTGCTGGGCATGTTCGTCTCGATCCTCGCCGGAACCGTCGTCAGCACGTCGCTGCCGATCATCATCTCCGACCTGAAGGGTGACCAGTCCGCGTACACCTGGGTCATCACCGCGACGCTGCTGGCCACCACGGTCTCCACGCCCATCTGGGGCAAGTTCGCCGACCTCTTCAACCGCAAGCTTCTCATCCAGCTGGCCCTGGCCACGTTCGTGATCGGCTCGGCCCTGGCCGGCTTCTCCCAGGACACCGGAACCCTCATCGGCTTCCGCGTGCTGCAGGGCCTCGGCGCCGGCGGCCTCGCCGCGCTCAGCCAGATCATCATGGCCGACATCATCAGCCCGCGTGACCGTGGCAAGTACGCCGGCCTCTTCGGCGGCGTCATGGCGCTCGGCACCGTCGGCGGACCGCTGCTCGGCGGCGTGGTGACGGATGCGTTCGGCTGGCGCTGGAACTTCTTCATCGCCCTGCCCATCGCCATCGTGGCCATCGTGCTCCTGCAGCGCACCCTGCACCTCCCCGCCCGCGTCAAGCGCGTGGTCAAGATCGACTACCTGGGCGCCGCACTCATCGCCGGTGGCGTGTCACTGCTGATGATCTGGGTCACCCTGGCCGGCAACGACTTCGAGTGGGCATCCGTCACCTCGTTCATCATGGTCGCCGCGGCCGCCGTGCTGCTCATCTCCGCTGTGATCGTGGAGTTCAAGGTCCCCGAGCCCATCATCCCGCTCACGCTGTTCAAGAACCGCACCTTCACCCTGGCCACGATCGCCAGCATCTCGGTGGGTGTCTCGATGTTCGGCACCTCGGTGTTCCTCAGCCAGTACATGCAGCTGGCGCGGGGCGCCACGCCCACCCAGTCCGGCCTGCTGACCATTCCGATGATGGGCGGTCTGCTCATCTCGTCGACCCTGTTCGGCACCCTGATCAGCCGCACGGGCAAGTGGAAGGCCATCATGGTCTCCGGCGCGGTCCTTGTGGTCGCCGGCCTGCTACTGCTCGGCACCCTGCAGTACGACACCAACCTGGTCCTGGTCGGCATCTTCATGGCCGTCCTCGGCGCGGGCCTCGGCATGCTCATGCAGAACCTCGTGCTCGTGGTGCAGAACTCGATCGAGGTGCAGAACCTCGGCGTCGCCACCAGTGCTGTCACGTTCTTCCGCAGCCTCGGCGGCACCGTGGGCGTCTCGGTGCTCGGTTCGGTACTCGGCACCGTCGTGGCCCAGCACATCAAAGACGGCATCGCAGACCTCGCCCCGGCCGACCAGGCCGTCGCGGTGCAGACGCTGGGCTCCGGCGCCATCCCGCACATCAGCAATCTGCCCGGCGCGATCCGCGTCGTGGTCGAGTCCGCGTACGGCTCGGGCGTCGGCACCGTGTTCCTGCTCGGTGTGCCGTTGGCCCTGATCACGCTTATCATGGTGGCGCTGATGCCCAACGCTTCGCTCGGCACCCAGAATGCGATCTCGCTGGCCAAGGCCAAGGCCGAGATCGACTCGTCCGCGCCGACCCGCACCGGAACGGGCCACATCGCGGCCGAGAGCCTCGAAGACGCCGACCTGCGCGAGCGTGAAGACGCCGAAGACATCCTCATCGAGGTGGGTGCGGCATCCGCCGGCCTGACCCCGGTGGGCCTGGCCCACCCGACGGGTTCGATTCGCGTGCAGCCGGGCGCAGACGAGACGCTCGGACAGCACAGCACGGGTCGCTAG
- a CDS encoding sensor histidine kinase, which produces MNTRSTRPPAPIIATPSGRAPWTLRRRLVVAVVGLLALVSLVIGVVSVAILSANLMDGLDSQLKNTADRSINLFDRPPSGVSPSASDVLNGPSQQSGTLALVYDGSSVTAGYTDQSGTVVALTNDQVTQLVTELDTAVRNGQTSEPFSVDLGGDVGEYRVMAETARSGTLFLVGLPVSSVTGTATQLAVIIALVSLAGIVLVAFLATAIVRLALRPLQRVTETATRVSELPLDRGEVLLVERVPAADTDPRTEVGRVGSALNRMLDHVDVALETRQASENKVRQFVADASHELRTPLASIRGYSELTRRSGQDLPPDTKHAIGRIESESIRMTGLVEDLLLLARLDEGRELEREPVDLTSLLVDVVSDAHAAGRDHVWDLDLPEEPVLAAGDGPRLHQVFANLLANARVHTDPGTRVEVALATEGDRAVVTVTDDGPGIPENLRATLFERFARGDTSRFRGTGGSTGLGLAIVQAVVQAHHGEVTVDSRPGRTSFRVELPLA; this is translated from the coding sequence ATGAACACTCGTTCCACCCGGCCGCCGGCGCCGATCATCGCCACGCCGAGCGGCCGGGCACCCTGGACCCTGCGCCGCCGCCTGGTGGTGGCGGTCGTGGGGCTGCTCGCCCTGGTCAGCCTCGTGATCGGCGTCGTGAGCGTCGCCATCCTGAGCGCCAACCTGATGGACGGGCTCGACAGCCAACTCAAGAACACCGCCGACCGGTCGATCAACCTGTTCGACCGTCCCCCGAGCGGGGTGTCACCCTCCGCCAGCGACGTGCTGAACGGGCCGTCGCAGCAGTCCGGCACACTCGCGCTGGTCTACGACGGCAGCAGCGTCACGGCCGGGTACACCGACCAGAGCGGCACGGTCGTGGCGCTCACCAACGACCAGGTCACCCAGCTGGTGACCGAGCTGGACACGGCCGTGCGGAACGGGCAGACCTCGGAGCCGTTCAGCGTCGACCTCGGCGGCGACGTGGGGGAGTACCGGGTGATGGCCGAAACCGCCCGCTCCGGAACACTCTTCCTCGTGGGCCTGCCGGTCTCGTCGGTCACGGGGACCGCCACCCAACTGGCCGTTATCATCGCGCTGGTCTCCCTGGCCGGCATCGTGCTGGTGGCCTTCCTGGCCACCGCCATCGTGCGGCTGGCCCTGCGCCCGCTGCAGCGGGTGACCGAGACCGCTACACGGGTCTCCGAACTGCCGCTGGACCGCGGCGAGGTGCTCCTGGTCGAGCGGGTGCCGGCAGCCGACACCGACCCACGCACCGAGGTGGGTCGGGTGGGCTCGGCGCTCAACCGCATGCTCGACCATGTCGACGTCGCCCTGGAGACCCGGCAGGCCAGCGAGAACAAGGTGCGCCAGTTCGTCGCGGATGCCAGCCACGAGCTGCGCACCCCGCTCGCGTCGATCCGCGGCTACTCGGAACTCACCCGGCGCAGCGGCCAGGACCTGCCGCCGGACACCAAGCACGCCATCGGCCGCATCGAGAGCGAATCCATCCGGATGACCGGCCTCGTCGAGGACCTGCTGTTGCTCGCCCGGCTGGACGAGGGTCGCGAACTGGAGCGCGAACCCGTCGACCTTACGAGCCTGCTCGTCGACGTGGTCAGCGATGCCCACGCGGCCGGCCGCGACCACGTCTGGGACCTGGACCTGCCCGAGGAGCCCGTACTGGCGGCCGGCGACGGCCCGCGCCTGCACCAGGTCTTCGCGAACCTGCTCGCCAACGCCCGCGTGCACACCGACCCGGGCACCCGGGTGGAGGTCGCGCTCGCCACCGAGGGCGACCGGGCCGTGGTGACGGTGACGGATGACGGCCCTGGTATCCCCGAGAACCTGCGGGCCACCCTGTTCGAGCGGTTCGCCCGCGGCGACACCTCCAGGTTCCGCGGCACCGGCGGCAGCACGGGCCTCGGCCTGGCGATCGTGCAGGCCGTGGTGCAGGCGCACCACGGCGAGGTCACGGTGGACAGCCGGCCGGGCCGCACGAGCTTCCGGGTGGAGCTGCCGCTGGCCTGA
- a CDS encoding response regulator transcription factor: MTPRANEQSAHGPRLHKADGSPIRVLVVDDEPTLTDLLSMALRYEGWEVRTAGEGRAALTLAREFRPDAIVLDIMLPDIDGLQVLQRVRADGYETPVLFLTAKDSLDDRIAGLTAGGDDYVTKPFSLEEVVARLRGLIRRSTLAVSDSTDPRITVGDLTLDEDSYEVFRAGDQIELTATEFELLRFLMRNPRRVLSKAQILDRVWSYDFGGKSSVVEIYISYLRKKVDAGREPMIHTVRGAGYMLKIA; encoded by the coding sequence ATGACACCACGAGCGAACGAGCAGTCGGCCCACGGACCCCGCCTTCACAAGGCCGACGGTTCCCCTATCCGGGTGCTCGTCGTCGACGACGAACCCACGCTCACCGATCTGCTCTCGATGGCTCTGCGCTACGAGGGCTGGGAGGTGCGCACCGCCGGTGAGGGCCGTGCAGCACTCACCCTGGCGCGCGAGTTCCGGCCCGACGCGATCGTGCTCGACATCATGCTGCCCGACATCGACGGCCTGCAGGTGCTGCAGCGGGTGCGGGCGGATGGCTATGAGACGCCGGTGCTCTTCCTCACCGCCAAGGACTCTCTCGACGACCGCATCGCCGGCCTCACCGCCGGTGGCGACGACTACGTGACCAAGCCGTTCAGCCTGGAGGAGGTCGTGGCCCGGCTGCGCGGCCTCATCCGCCGGTCCACCCTCGCGGTGTCCGACTCCACCGACCCCCGGATTACCGTGGGCGACCTCACCCTCGACGAGGACAGCTACGAGGTGTTCCGCGCCGGCGATCAGATCGAACTGACCGCCACCGAGTTCGAGCTGCTCCGGTTCCTGATGCGCAACCCCCGCCGGGTGCTCAGCAAGGCGCAGATCCTCGACCGGGTCTGGAGCTACGACTTCGGCGGCAAGTCGTCGGTGGTCGAGATCTACATCTCCTACCTGCGCAAGAAGGTGGACGCCGGCCGGGAGCCGATGATCCACACCGTGCGCGGCGCCGGATACATGCTGAAGATCGCCTGA
- a CDS encoding MarR family winged helix-turn-helix transcriptional regulator: MPADLHAILGDLVSVNHRLTRVAARAARGTESPALWRTLSVLLTSGPIRLGELAELSRVSQPTVTKLVGGLLARGWIARTSDAADARVSLIAISPAGEAALLAWRTELAAALLPYFADLPASDVDTLERAVAILRDRVEATERQAAPGRLAETPSEVAR; encoded by the coding sequence ATGCCTGCTGATCTACATGCCATCCTCGGGGACCTGGTCTCCGTCAACCACCGCCTCACCCGGGTCGCCGCCCGCGCCGCCCGCGGCACCGAATCGCCGGCCCTCTGGCGCACGCTGAGCGTGTTGCTCACGAGCGGCCCCATCCGTCTCGGCGAGCTCGCCGAGCTCAGCCGCGTCTCGCAGCCCACCGTCACCAAGCTGGTGGGAGGCCTTCTCGCCCGCGGCTGGATCGCGCGCACCAGCGACGCCGCCGACGCGCGTGTCAGCCTCATCGCGATCTCCCCGGCCGGCGAGGCCGCCCTGCTGGCCTGGCGCACCGAGCTGGCCGCCGCCCTGCTGCCCTACTTCGCCGATCTGCCCGCATCCGATGTCGACACGCTCGAGCGGGCCGTCGCCATTCTCCGCGATCGGGTCGAGGCCACCGAACGCCAGGCGGCGCCGGGGCGCCTGGCCGAGACGCCGTCGGAGGTCGCCCGATGA
- a CDS encoding MarR family winged helix-turn-helix transcriptional regulator, with translation MTDHGELPPVAGAPGDAAPSADVAEALAQVEEQMMVLAAYVRGAIREAATRIDPALQPFGLKILRSLRRCGPTHASALAESLDVDRSVISRQARLLQDLGLLELKTDPADGRARFLAATPLAIAKLAEVPGSDRSLLYSRLSSWPEADLHQFARLLERLNSPNGDLPAGS, from the coding sequence ATGACCGACCACGGCGAACTCCCCCCGGTCGCCGGCGCCCCCGGCGACGCGGCCCCCTCGGCCGACGTCGCCGAGGCGCTGGCCCAGGTGGAGGAGCAGATGATGGTGCTGGCGGCGTACGTGCGCGGCGCCATCCGCGAGGCGGCCACCCGGATCGACCCGGCGCTGCAGCCCTTCGGCCTCAAGATCCTGCGGTCGCTGCGGCGCTGCGGCCCCACGCACGCCAGTGCGCTGGCCGAGTCGCTCGACGTGGACCGCAGCGTGATCAGTCGCCAGGCCCGGCTATTGCAAGACCTCGGCCTGCTCGAGCTCAAGACGGATCCTGCCGACGGGCGAGCTCGGTTCCTCGCGGCGACGCCGCTGGCGATCGCCAAGCTGGCCGAGGTGCCCGGGAGCGACAGGAGCCTGCTGTACTCCCGGCTCTCCAGCTGGCCGGAGGCCGATCTGCACCAGTTCGCCCGGCTCCTGGAACGGCTGAACTCCCCCAACGGCGACCTGCCGGCCGGCTCCTAG
- the rplL gene encoding 50S ribosomal protein L7/L12: protein MAKLSTEELLEQFKGLTLIELSEFVKAFEETFEVTAAAPVAVAGAAGPAAAAEEVEEQSAFDVILDAVGDKKIQVIKVVRELTSLGLGEAKAVVDGAPKAVLEGVAKEAAEKAKASLEAAGATVTLK, encoded by the coding sequence ATGGCAAAGCTTTCCACTGAAGAGCTGCTCGAGCAGTTCAAGGGCCTCACCCTCATCGAGCTCTCCGAGTTCGTCAAGGCATTCGAGGAGACCTTCGAGGTCACCGCCGCTGCCCCCGTCGCCGTCGCCGGAGCCGCTGGCCCCGCCGCCGCTGCCGAAGAGGTCGAAGAGCAGAGCGCGTTCGACGTCATCCTCGACGCCGTTGGCGACAAGAAGATCCAGGTCATCAAGGTTGTGCGCGAGCTCACCAGCCTGGGCCTCGGCGAGGCCAAGGCCGTTGTCGATGGCGCGCCGAAGGCCGTCCTCGAGGGCGTTGCGAAGGAAGCTGCCGAGAAGGCAAAGGCTTCCCTCGAGGCCGCTGGCGCCACCGTCACCCTCAAGTAA
- a CDS encoding DUF559 domain-containing protein has protein sequence MNSRKPLPPGLPEPAFTVGQAQSVGVPGHRLRARDLNAEVAGVRSLRHDLELAERCALFQLRLTPESFFSHTTAAQLHKIPVPHDAAHSSLLHISLPAPHRAPHARGIAGHSLQIEPHDLLTRPDGLRVTTPLRTWFDLAHMLGLLDLVAAGDALIHWRLPLVSAVDLADALNRPLNRRILRKIRQAAALLNDRSESPPESKLRAILELAGLPLSGVNHVVSDAFGEFVARTDLTIARYRIILEYQGDYHRTTKGQWRADMTRRAKLEAQGWRVMDLNADDLKNPTELVQRIRALAQLPPLLSTRTTPLSTT, from the coding sequence ATGAACTCGAGAAAACCACTCCCGCCCGGCCTCCCCGAGCCGGCCTTCACCGTCGGTCAAGCTCAGAGCGTCGGAGTCCCCGGACACCGGCTGCGCGCCCGCGACCTCAACGCCGAGGTCGCCGGTGTCCGATCTCTGCGCCACGATCTGGAGCTCGCCGAACGCTGCGCCTTGTTCCAACTGCGGCTGACTCCGGAGAGCTTTTTCAGTCACACAACCGCCGCGCAGCTGCACAAGATTCCAGTCCCGCACGATGCTGCCCACAGCTCCCTGTTACACATCTCCCTCCCGGCACCGCACCGAGCCCCGCACGCGCGCGGCATCGCCGGGCATTCGCTGCAGATCGAACCGCATGACCTGCTGACGCGCCCCGACGGGCTTCGGGTGACCACACCGCTGCGCACATGGTTCGACCTGGCACACATGCTGGGCCTACTCGACTTGGTGGCAGCCGGCGACGCACTCATCCACTGGCGGCTTCCGCTTGTCTCAGCGGTGGATCTGGCGGATGCCCTCAACCGCCCGCTCAACAGACGCATCCTGCGCAAGATTCGACAGGCAGCCGCACTGCTGAACGACCGTTCGGAATCCCCTCCGGAGTCGAAACTACGAGCAATCCTTGAACTAGCCGGGTTGCCGCTCTCAGGCGTGAATCACGTTGTCAGCGATGCGTTTGGGGAGTTTGTGGCCAGAACCGACCTCACCATCGCTCGATATCGGATCATCCTGGAGTACCAGGGCGACTACCACCGCACGACAAAAGGACAGTGGCGGGCGGACATGACCCGGCGCGCCAAGCTGGAAGCGCAGGGATGGCGCGTGATGGACCTCAATGCCGACGACCTGAAAAACCCGACGGAACTTGTGCAGCGCATCCGCGCCCTTGCGCAGCTGCCACCCCTGCTGTCGACGCGGACGACTCCCCTCTCCACCACATGA
- a CDS encoding MFS transporter, whose translation MSRRTRQVSSGLASAGSASGGSVSTATTSAGPAAGHAVAGSAAGASILHQPKAVWAVAFACVIAFMGIGLVDPILPAIAADLAATPTETEMLFTSYLLITGVAMFFTSWLSSRIGAKRTLLIGLALIVVFALAAGLSQDVESIIGFRAGWGLGNALFISTALATIVGAAAGGTSSAIILYEAALGLGIAIGPLLGGLLGSISWRGPFFGSATLMAVGFIAIVVLLKTEGPRPVPTRLSAPFRALARPGLGILAGAALFYNIGFFVLLAYTPFALVPLGLGSAVSLGLVFFGWGLSLAITSVWVAPLLTRRMRRSRVLWLVLPLLALDLVAAGLLIGSAVGLVLCVIVGGLLLGVLNTVLTESVMEATDLPRSVASSAYSGVRFLGGAIAPPAATLLADGFTSATPFFAAGASVLVALLVIVLGRHHLARADGGVESALDEAEAIGAGDS comes from the coding sequence ATGAGCCGCCGCACACGACAGGTTTCGAGCGGTCTCGCCTCGGCCGGATCTGCCTCAGGCGGATCGGTATCGACTGCCACGACCAGTGCGGGGCCCGCCGCCGGCCATGCCGTCGCCGGGTCTGCCGCGGGCGCGAGCATCCTGCACCAGCCCAAGGCGGTCTGGGCGGTGGCCTTCGCCTGCGTCATCGCGTTCATGGGTATCGGCCTGGTCGACCCGATCCTGCCGGCCATCGCCGCCGACCTCGCCGCCACGCCCACCGAGACCGAGATGCTCTTCACGAGCTACCTGCTCATCACGGGCGTGGCCATGTTCTTCACCAGCTGGCTGTCCAGCCGCATCGGCGCCAAACGCACCCTGCTGATCGGCCTCGCCCTGATCGTGGTGTTCGCCCTCGCCGCCGGCCTCTCCCAGGACGTCGAGTCGATCATCGGCTTCCGCGCCGGCTGGGGCCTGGGCAACGCGCTCTTCATCTCCACCGCACTGGCCACCATCGTGGGAGCGGCGGCCGGCGGCACCTCGTCGGCGATCATCCTCTACGAGGCTGCCCTGGGCCTGGGCATCGCCATCGGCCCGCTGCTGGGCGGACTGCTGGGCAGCATCAGCTGGCGCGGACCGTTCTTCGGCAGCGCCACCCTCATGGCCGTGGGCTTCATCGCCATCGTCGTGCTCCTCAAGACCGAGGGCCCGCGCCCCGTGCCCACCCGCCTGTCCGCCCCCTTCCGGGCGCTCGCCCGGCCGGGCCTGGGTATCCTCGCCGGCGCCGCCCTGTTCTACAACATCGGCTTCTTCGTGCTCCTGGCCTACACACCGTTCGCCCTCGTTCCGCTGGGCCTGGGCAGCGCCGTGAGCCTCGGCCTGGTCTTCTTCGGTTGGGGACTCTCGCTCGCCATCACGTCGGTGTGGGTCGCCCCGCTGCTCACCCGCCGGATGCGCCGCAGCCGCGTGCTCTGGCTCGTGCTGCCGCTGCTCGCCCTTGACCTGGTCGCGGCCGGACTGCTGATCGGCTCGGCCGTGGGCCTGGTGCTCTGCGTGATCGTGGGCGGCCTGCTGCTCGGCGTGCTCAACACCGTGCTCACCGAAAGCGTGATGGAGGCCACCGACCTGCCCCGCAGCGTGGCGTCCTCGGCATACTCCGGGGTCCGGTTCCTCGGCGGCGCGATCGCACCTCCTGCGGCCACCCTCCTGGCCGACGGGTTCACCTCGGCCACGCCATTCTTCGCTGCGGGCGCATCCGTTCTGGTGGCCCTGCTCGTGATCGTGCTGGGCCGGCACCACCTGGCCCGCGCCGACGGCGGCGTGGAGAGCGCCCTCGACGAGGCCGAGGCGATCGGCGCCGGCGACAGCTGA